The genomic segment AAAGAGATGAGTTTACCTGCGCTCTGACAGCAGATTCACCACAAACACGATTAAATCAATGCGAGGACGAGTGTCCTTGTTCTCGACGGGCAGAGGGAGCTTTCGGGCCAGACGCCTGGAACACATCACGAACATTTAATACATGAGATACATAATATCACATCATATCCGCACACATGATAATAATAACTGTAGACACTCACACATTGACGTTGAAATCTTTCTTATATTGCACCAAGGCGTTGGCTAGTTTGGACTGCAGCTCCTCCTCGTTTTCCACCAACTGTTaagatatatataaaacattaaaagagcTGTATTGTCCTACGAGCTTTATCAACAGTATCAGAGAGATGAGCTGAGGCGCGTTACTCACGAGCACCGTCGCGGTGTTCAGCTCCGGGACTTTACTGAACGGAGTCAGGAGCGCCATGATGAGGTGAAATAAGTCGAGTTTTATGgatttgtttgtgtgttcatCGGAAAGAAAAAACAGCGGAAACTCGGCGATTAACGCGACGGTTCCTCCTCGCGCTTATTTTCAAAGTTCATGCGCGTGACGTCACACAGCGCGACCTAACGTAGAGCGCGCGCTGCTGCCCTCGCGCGTACACGAACCGCCTTGCATTAGTGATTAAACttgatatattttactttttttcttcttcttcttggaaCATGTGTCTTAAAACGTAAGAAACATAATGTATTTCATTTaagataatatataaaaacatttatattgaatAATCATAATAGTATGCAAGTTTCAAAGGATATTAAATTGATCTTTGATGAGAAATACGGAATTTTATAGATTCTCTCAATATATACAAGTCTGGAACTGGTTTACTCTGACTGAAGTTAGCGCCATATCAGATACTGTGAATATCGTCACCTGCAATTAAACTGCTTTTTCTGTCGCATCTTAAGTTTGTGTAACCTAATGCATTTAGTTCAAATCGGTGACGTTAAAGTACATTTTGGGCTTCAATAAATAGATTAAAGTTTTATGGGTAAATATTTAAGcatagtgttcttcttacacttTAACAGGTTTGTTTAATTGTAAACACTGGTATTTCCACGCAGAAATGCAAACAAAGcattattcacatttatttcagCAGAAGCAGAAATTTATTCAAACCAGCTTTCATGAAGACAAAAAGCCTGACACACTTTAAACAATGAAAGCAAGAGATTTATTATTTCATAGCATTAGCATAATGACAAGGCCAGATGAAGTTTAGACAACCTCAACGCAGCAAAATCAAATTGTGAGAAACGGGCGAGAGAAACTCACACACATCATGGTACCATGAGAAATAATGTAAGCCGAGCTACAAACCTGTGCAGatgtgtgtgagaaaaaaaaaaaaaactggtttggtttttgcagagagaaaaaaaagatccaGGATTACTGCTCAGTCCAGATCTTCGTTTATACTTGTATCCAATGAAAAACCATGAGAAAATAATTATCCACATCAAAATAGTCATTTTAAGGgggtttaattattaaaaaaggaacaaaaataataaaaaataaacaagagtAGCCAgtttaaaaagatgaaaatgactttaTATCCCCGCAGGTTCTCCTTCATCCACCTCTCCTTATTTCACAACATAAAAAACTAACTTCTAAATGCACTCTTTCCCTTTACAGCATTTCTGTCAAATGTTCTTTTGGTTTGCGGACTAGTTTGGCTCAACTAGATCAGAGTGTGAAACTCTTGCTGTCTGAGGCGTCATCTGGATCTCAAATAAAGatgctgtctgtctctctctctctctctctctctctctcacacacacacacacacaaacacacacacacacacacacacacacaaagctggtCCAGTTGTTGTCTGATCAGTGCAGGGATCGGAAGCTACAGTGTGTAAAGTATCTGGATCTTGTCCTCTAGATCTCTCCGGACTCTCTCTCCTCGGAGCTGGAGCGCTGATCTCTCTCCAGCGACACGGATCTCTCCCGCTCTTTCATTCGGCTCATGTCTGGGGAGACGggggatctctctctctccatgtctctgcctCCGTTGTCCCACCATCTCTCATCCGCAGCATTCTCCCGCCATCTCTCCTGAGACAGATTCGGCTCTGGATCTCTGGTGTGTGAAGACCTGCAGGAACAAGCACAAGTGTCAGGAtatgagtgtctgagtgagtgtgacAGGCAAGAACGGGAATATACAGGATTTATtaaacattcattatttttaacTAATGTTGTTATATTAACAGAAGTATTTAATTCAATATTTGCAAATAAgttcaaaatattacatttatatttagggtttatataagtttatataaattgtttaataactttaatttacATTCCAATTATTTGATAATAACAATTTTTCATgacttcatttaaaatgtatcatgACCATTTAATGCCCATCATGTGTACCATTTCCTCTAACTGAACATGGGTATCGTTGTCATAATGATGTGGTTTACACTCATTTGACCACATTTCATTAATTAACTAgcttaaaataatttatactaattcatttaaaatatatctatgACCATTTAACACCACATGTATATTCATTTTAACTCATTGATCACTGGTGTCAATGTTATATTTCTCTTCTCCTGACTATGGTAACTTCACTGTAAACCATGCCTTCTTGCTCAGATGTAATGGTTACTCAGGTCAGGTCAGGTCAGACAGGTCTGGAGCTGGAGTTGTTGTGGTACCTCTTTCTTTTGCTCCTGTGTGAGTGGGAGCGAGAGCGATGGCGATCTTTGTGTCTGTGCTTCCTCTCCCGGTCTCGTTCCCTCTCTCCCTCCTCACGGTGTCGACGAGAGCGATGGGAGGACGAGCTTCCTCCTTCCCTGAGGAGCACACACAGATATCATTTCATCACAGTACACCCTTTGATTACTGACACAGATTTTATTCGACAGGAAGCTGATCCTCACCGATATCGCTCAGCACTTCTGGATCTGGACCTGAGAACAGCAGGATAAAGAGAAAATTCATCATGATGAAACACACTTGTGCATTTCGGTGTTACCACAGATATATTATATAGCTTGTGTTTTGTTATTCTAGTTCTTTAAGTTACTATTAGATTTAAGATTCTGAATCCATTTGGCTGCTTAATCTAGATCTTAATCTTTCCCAGCTGTAATATCAAGGCTTAATATCAATTATGATGCACACATCTGGGTGAATGAAATGAAAGCATGGCACAGAGACGGACCTCCTGcgttctctctctcgttctctctcacgctctctctctcgctcccgttctctctctcgttctctctctctctcgcgttcccgctcgcgctccctctctctctccagctcccACTCTCTGGCTCGCTCCTCCTCTCGGTCACGCTCCTCTCTTCTCCTGGTGCGCATGCGCTCCTGTTTCTCCGTCACAGCCGTCTGTAAATCACAGAGGAGATCGTCGATGAAGAGCTGCGTGACACCAGCCTCCACTGAGCTGTGAGTCGTCCTCGTACCCGCAGTTTTTCTAGTTTTTCCCGGATTTCGATGAAACCCAGATGAAGTTTCCCTCCGAAGTGGTCGGCGAGGCGGCGGTCGTTGTCGTGGAGGCCGAGGTAGGCGGAGCAAACCTCACACACGCGCAGCTTCTGCTGCTGGAAGCTGGAGGCCGGCATGGAGTTACGATAGACGTCCTAAACACAATGACAGAATTAACTGCAAATACTAAAACACATctaattgtttatttaagaaaatcAAAAATGAAACACTGCACACGGAATATTTAACATACAGTTTATAAAACAGAAGCCACATCTGGAATTTGTTTTTGGACCTACTATGAGCCCTTTAACTTAATATCCACTGTTATCACACTGACCTCTCATGTGCTATCATTTGACTTCAGTTAACACAGATTGGATTTGAGGATGTATGTTTTCATATCTGTATACTCTGATGCTATTTAATTTAGGTTGTTTTTGAATTGTTAGcgtaaaccaataaataaataaaaaaccagaACAAATACCTAATCAAATGTTATTTGTGATTTAAGAGCTAGAACCGAGGATCACAATGATATTTGCACCATGACCTTTGACCCACACCGACCTCTGCCTCTTTCTTCAGGGTGCGTGTTTTCTCCACCTTCTCCAGCACCTGCTGCGCCTCCTCCACGTTCCCCTCGCCGCCCAGCTGCTCCGCTCGCGCCAGCAGCTTCCCGATCTCCTCGTTCAGCTCGTGCACTCGCTCCGCCTGCCAATCAGAGAGCATCCAGATTAGAGTCACAGCTGCAAAAACAGACAGATTCGGAGGAAAGGTCAGAGGAGGGGCAGGCGGGCTTGAAACATTTACTTGAATAATGTTAATACACTTATCTCGGGCAAAATAACTAAAAGCTACCAAATGGCAAGATATTAAGGAAGCCCGTTTCTACCACAGAAAAAACTAATTCAATCCACTATTCCTACGTCTCACAACTCTTTTGACTTTTTTCTTAGAAGTCTATGTTaacatctcataattctgactttatctctcAGAACTcaagtttacacttttttttacacatttgtttTCTCTGAATTCATGAATTCTGAACTCACATCTCAATTCGATCTTTTTTTGTTACATATCACAAGTCTGACACTCTCTCAAAACTCAACGCTTATATTCCACAActgagacttttttttctcagaattctaagTTTACATTCTAGCTTTAGACTTTTAGTTAAAACTGTGAACTAAAAAACTTAAAGTTCTGAAAGAAAACATGTGTGATATAAACTTGTAGAATTGAGGGATTTTTGTGGTGAAAACAAGACTCCGTAGGATATGGtctctttaaaaagaaaataaactgaTTGGATTTCTTTTCTGTTTGCATGTACTTCCTATCGACACATGAAGTTGGAACAGGACACATTGAAGAGCCCATCCTccttttttcttcataaaaagTCAGTTTATACCAGAGCTGTGCACCATGACTCACTAGTCACTGGTCTGTGCACAACAAGCAGGTGTGTGAAACTTCAGCATGAAAATGATGTGAAAGTGAAATCTCGTGGTCGTCAGGTTTCACCTTGGCAGCCACTTCAGCGCTGATCTCCTCCTGCGTTTCGACCAACCGTTTCTTGGCCAGTTCAGTTCTTCGGTCACAGTCTGCGATGAAGGACTGCAGGTGCTCTGTGGCCTGAGGAGACGTGGCACGATCAGCCATTTAGAAGCACATacagtcaaataaatgcaaagggTTTATACTCACATCCAGCTCAAAGAAATACTCCTGCTGTTTAGACGCGATCTCATAATCTGCTCTCAAAGCGAGATCGTGAATCTTCACACACTCCCCCAGATCCATGCGCTGCACAACCACAAACACAAACCTTTAGAAAACTCAGGCCACCTTTCAGTGTGTTTGATGTCATAATGTGACTGTGGGCCAAGCATAAATACAGTCCTGCAATTATCAGACCGGTTAAAGATGAGTGAAGTCAACCCCGCAAAGATGAGGGAGGATAACCAGACACTTACGGTTCCAGACAGTATGTCATGTGGACACGACTCCAGCAGATGACTCTTACACACTCGCTCGTCCGTGAACTTGATCCGCTGTCTCATCGTGTCGCCTGCCAGAAACCAGATCCACACATTATGAGCATCAAAATTCACAATTCCCCTTGTGTCAAACACACAACCAGACACACCAATCAAAGAAACAACAATGCCACAAATCAAATCATGATTCTCCATAGAACAAACATGAGAATTATGACACTGATGATCAAACTACAAGTTTCATTGTCATTTCATTCAATCATTGTCATATAATTCCAAAAAATAATCTCTTTActtttaaaaacttatttaatatttcagaaatgtagTTTAATGTATAAAATTGTGAATGATCTTGCACCTCCACCTTTAAAGATGTTTGTTTCATTGTGCAATGACAGCATAAGATAGACAAGAGCCTCGTTAGAAAAACAGATTTTGGACGATCAGCTTTTCTGTAAAAGCTGTTAATAATTGGAATAGTTAACTGATTTATATTAGACCGTGTACTACCTTTGTgcagtttaaattacatttgagaagATTTTTAAAGCCAAGTCAGGTTTGTGAGCATTGATTATACAAGGTaatgatttttgaatgtttttatactTCTTGTGTtctattgtttttaatttgtgtGGTATTTTCATTGATAATTTGGTTTACTCCTGCTCAGGAACAGCAGATGAAATTTAGCTCTGTAGCTAATTCTGGGGTAATATTTTATCATCCATTGTTCCTgtcaaataaagaataaataagtgcaacaaaattagACTAATGATGgtaataataactaaaataagAATACTTCAAATTGAAGTATAATTCAAATTGTGATCATAAGTTGTCAACCAAACATGTGACTTGTGATTCTTCTcatagcaaataaataataaaattcatGATTCCCACGAAATGATTGACTGATATGAAATGATTTCAAGCAAAGCATaggctttattttattataccgACAGAATCGTTAGAATTATGAAATAAACCAATCGAAAAGTGAAAGTAGCAGAATGATTGCAACATAATCACTGGAAATCATCAATCTGACGTGCTTCCCATCAATCAAATCACTAAACGCAATGCTATTAAATGATTCAACCAAATCACGACAGCCATGAATCACATGAAACCGTGACTTTTAAACAGCAAGAGATCAAGAGAGTatcaatatatacagtatataaaacataaaataaagtaacgaGGCACTGAGTCAAACGCATGGTTTAGTTTCGCTTTGATGAGACTGAAGGAAACACTCACCATCTCTGCCAGTGCCCATGAGCTGGTCCAGCATGGCTCTCATCTGCGCCTGGGCCGACATTTTCACCTGTTCAGCTCGATACACCTGTTAGACGCGTTAAACACACCGATCTGATCTGAGCTGTTTACAACTGACTCCTCATCAAGCAGAGCAGGCCTCGAGCCCAGCGGGCGCCGAACACAACATAAACCTCCTCCtgagactctctcacacactctccacTAACGCCACACACTTTTCTGAGTCTGAGAGGCTCCAGAAAGCGCAGCTTATGGCTGAAGTGCCGCTGAAATCAGTTAGTCGTGAATCAGGGAGCTAGTGTCGTGTGTTAGCAGCAGCGGCTAACTCTTCCTCAATCCGCCATAAGTGCGCTTATTTATCAGTCCTCGCGCTGCTTTATCAAACCGCAGTTCGGTATTTTGTGTAGTGGTCCATATTCTCAAAGTTTTGACAGTGTTTATTTGTTGTtggtttattgttttattagtttttttgccTCTCGGAATGAGACTTCCGACCCGCGCGCGCTGTTCCCGCTTGGTTGCGCGGCCTCGAGGAAGTGCTGCAGAGCTCGAGCGCTGATTGGATGAAGGGCGGGTGACGTCTTTACGTCTGGCCGCCGTGAGGTCATCAGAGCGATAACataacttataaaataaaaaatgtgaaaatttaaCTCAAATGATCAAAACGTTTGTTTGTTCTTAAATCAAACGTACAAATTGTAGTCCATtaccgaccccccccccccaaaagaaaaaatgtttaattactaACGTAAACCATTACATTACTAcacattttaagtaatataatccgactactttttaaatgcattactttAAATAAGATAAACTTAATAGAATAtcgatataaaaatacaaagagaaagaaaattagTTCCATTCATTGTTATTAAAGATGACAAAGGATATAAAAATAGAGAGATTCATTAAATTATGAATGATTTATTGCTGTTGTGTGAATTATATGTAATTACGTACTcagtaaaaaagtaactgtagtctggttacatttttttttagtttttaagtctaatataatctaattacatgtacttaatgtttgaaatctgattatgtaatccaaatTGAATGTTACTATCTTATAGTAAGTTATAGAagcttatttttaaacaaaataataataataataataataataatccaaaagTTTTCGCCCCCAGTGGTACTAAATTAATGATATTAAACATCTGGTTCAAAACTTGCACCACGTTTGTATCTAACAATAGAAACTTGTGGTTTTAACCGTTAACAGTACTGAGGTGAACCAGAGAGGTCTGAAAGATACATGTTTTAATagtataattaaattttaaaagagaaagagatgagTGCTTTGATATTGGGTCTCCTCGTTAGCATCTCATAGGTCAATAACTACACAAGAAACGACCACAAACACAACAGTATTGGTTCTCTCTGTTTATTGTTCTGATGTGTAACAGACATCTCTTAATTTATGTacgttgtatattatattcatatgtataaaaaaaacatccagtGTAATAGTTTTTTCTCCAACTACTTCCACAGAATACAAAATCAAACCCAGTTGTGATTATCAATAAGAAGAACGAGAACAAACAGAAACACATAGAGGTCCTCTCAGACGGACATCCGCTCCAGAGCTTTTAgtctttaaatgatttaaatcagaGAAATTTCATTGC from the Carassius carassius chromosome 7, fCarCar2.1, whole genome shotgun sequence genome contains:
- the zgc:158803 gene encoding LUC7 domain-containing protein, which translates into the protein MSAQAQMRAMLDQLMGTGRDGDTMRQRIKFTDERVCKSHLLESCPHDILSGTRMDLGECVKIHDLALRADYEIASKQQEYFFELDATEHLQSFIADCDRRTELAKKRLVETQEEISAEVAAKAERVHELNEEIGKLLARAEQLGGEGNVEEAQQVLEKVEKTRTLKKEAEDVYRNSMPASSFQQQKLRVCEVCSAYLGLHDNDRRLADHFGGKLHLGFIEIREKLEKLRTAVTEKQERMRTRRREERDREEERAREWELERERERERERERERERERERERERERERERERERRRSRSRSAERYREGGSSSSHRSRRHREEGERERDRERKHRHKDRHRSRSHSHRSKRKRSSHTRDPEPNLSQERWRENAADERWWDNGGRDMERERSPVSPDMSRMKERERSVSLERDQRSSSEERESGEI